From a region of the Aulosira sp. FACHB-615 genome:
- a CDS encoding cation:proton antiporter, whose amino-acid sequence MHTVILVLIEVLIVIGMSRLIGLAFKSIKQPLVIGEIVAGIMLGPSLFGLVAPHLAASLFPPETIPFLNVLSQVGLIFFMFLIGLELNPKYLSGNLQAAILTSNVSIIVPFSLATVLSLLLYPLVSNAGVSFTAFALFLGAAMSITAFPVLARIITENNLQGTRLGTLALTCAAVDDVTAWCILAVAIAVARTGNFFGAIPTIIESIVYIGFMLTVGRWFLKRLATYYRRTGRLSQLLLAVIYMAVVGSALITELIGIHLIFGAFLLGAAMPKNADLVRELAVKTEDFVLIFLLPIFFAYSGLRTQIGLLNRPDLWLLCGLVLLVAIAGKYIGTYVAARVSGINKREASALGWLMNTRGLTELIVLNIGLELKVISPLVFTMLVIMALVTTFMTSPLLEWTYPKRLIKLDVVEPDLEAETSAETATVVESAPNYRILVPVANPSTQKGLVQLAVALALNYKQPAVVNPLSLIELQEDYAFESTPVEAERLILQRRLELEELINTLEPPIARSHIHPIIRISSNVARETAQIAKIEQPDLILVGWHRPAFSNNRLGGRVGQILSTAPVDVAVFVDRGAERLENLLVPYSANIHDDLALILALRLLLNRDTCMLRILQVLGDNQHQEELSYELHKMIEQLPASVRDRIEIKTVESPEPIQAVVEASEAVDLTIAGTSRVWGIERQTLGRYTDALAIQCRSSLLITRRHSQVTSHLASVLPEISNQESTVTQF is encoded by the coding sequence ATGCACACAGTTATTCTCGTTCTCATCGAGGTGCTGATTGTTATTGGAATGTCCCGGCTCATAGGTCTGGCATTCAAATCAATTAAGCAACCTTTGGTAATTGGTGAGATTGTTGCCGGGATTATGCTTGGCCCATCTTTATTTGGATTGGTTGCCCCCCATCTAGCAGCTAGTTTGTTCCCGCCAGAAACAATTCCGTTTCTTAATGTTTTATCTCAGGTGGGATTAATATTTTTCATGTTTTTGATTGGGTTAGAACTTAATCCTAAATATCTTAGTGGAAACTTACAAGCAGCAATTCTTACCTCAAACGTCAGCATCATTGTGCCGTTTTCTCTGGCGACTGTTTTATCTTTACTGCTGTATCCTCTGGTTTCTAATGCTGGTGTTTCGTTTACTGCTTTTGCCTTATTTTTAGGTGCAGCAATGTCAATTACTGCTTTTCCGGTATTGGCGCGAATTATTACAGAAAATAACTTGCAGGGAACACGCTTAGGAACCCTAGCATTAACTTGTGCAGCCGTAGATGATGTGACAGCCTGGTGTATTTTAGCAGTAGCGATCGCAGTAGCACGTACTGGTAATTTTTTTGGTGCTATACCTACCATTATTGAAAGCATAGTCTACATTGGTTTTATGCTGACGGTGGGGCGCTGGTTTCTTAAACGATTAGCAACTTACTACCGCCGGACTGGACGCTTAAGCCAGTTACTTTTAGCTGTAATTTATATGGCGGTAGTTGGCTCTGCACTCATTACTGAACTAATTGGGATTCATTTGATTTTTGGGGCATTTTTATTGGGAGCCGCCATGCCCAAGAATGCAGATTTAGTGCGAGAATTAGCCGTCAAAACTGAAGATTTTGTTTTGATATTTCTGCTACCAATATTTTTTGCCTACAGTGGTTTGCGGACACAGATTGGTTTATTAAATCGTCCTGATTTGTGGTTATTGTGTGGCTTGGTGTTGCTAGTGGCGATCGCAGGCAAGTATATTGGCACTTATGTCGCTGCTCGTGTAAGTGGAATTAATAAACGCGAAGCCTCAGCTCTTGGTTGGTTAATGAATACTCGCGGTTTAACAGAACTCATTGTTCTGAATATCGGTTTAGAGTTAAAAGTAATTTCGCCCCTAGTCTTTACCATGCTGGTGATTATGGCATTGGTAACAACATTTATGACTTCGCCGCTACTGGAGTGGACATATCCAAAACGCCTAATTAAATTAGATGTTGTTGAACCAGACTTAGAAGCAGAAACATCTGCTGAAACTGCTACTGTTGTTGAATCTGCTCCTAATTATCGAATTTTAGTCCCGGTGGCAAATCCCAGCACCCAAAAAGGTTTGGTACAGTTGGCAGTAGCACTGGCGCTGAATTACAAACAACCTGCTGTTGTCAATCCTCTCAGCTTAATTGAATTGCAAGAAGATTATGCTTTTGAGAGTACCCCAGTGGAAGCAGAACGATTAATTCTTCAGCGTCGCCTGGAACTCGAAGAATTGATTAATACCTTAGAACCGCCAATAGCTCGTTCTCATATACATCCCATCATTCGCATATCGAGCAATGTAGCGCGAGAAACTGCCCAAATAGCCAAAATTGAGCAACCTGATTTAATTCTGGTGGGATGGCACCGTCCAGCTTTTAGTAATAATCGCTTAGGTGGTCGAGTTGGTCAAATTCTGAGTACTGCACCAGTGGATGTGGCTGTGTTTGTAGACCGGGGTGCAGAGCGGTTAGAAAATTTATTAGTGCCTTACTCAGCCAATATCCATGATGATTTAGCCTTGATTTTAGCTTTGAGGCTCTTGCTGAACCGTGACACCTGTATGTTGCGAATTTTACAAGTACTAGGAGATAACCAACATCAAGAAGAGTTGAGTTATGAACTGCACAAAATGATAGAGCAATTACCAGCTAGTGTACGCGATCGCATCGAAATTAAAACAGTCGAATCTCCAGAGCCAATTCAAGCTGTAGTAGAAGCTTCCGAAGCAGTTGACCTGACAATTGCTGGTACTAGCCGCGTTTGGGGAATTGAACGTCAAACCCTAGGCAGATATACAGATGCTTTAGCTATTCAATGTCGTTCTTCCCTACTTATTACCCGCCGTCACAGCCAAGTTACATCCCATTTGGCTTCTGTTCTCCCAGAAATTAGCAACCAAGAATCAACAGTCACGCAATTTTAG